The following proteins are encoded in a genomic region of Arachis stenosperma cultivar V10309 chromosome 4, arast.V10309.gnm1.PFL2, whole genome shotgun sequence:
- the LOC130973231 gene encoding protein EI24 homolog — MDGDGAAKAKAAAVLSLWLQGFGEACCLHRVLLLCLRSRPLLRRTGQCFLFNGFIFLGSIFVLNSVVIPALWWILPDQCSLLLSHQLCPLRGTLIFYSILRVLLVQCFYLLWYYPLYVFSIVLSTIWYNDIAKFGYAAMGRSKFTGEKDSSQSNSPTSQNASHVKKPAGLGGVMIGIGEQVYSILLLSVFFLEVYATGFIPYIGKVLNFLLLAWMYAYYCFEYKWNFNEVPLDKRLDYFQSYWPFFAGFGSPCVLAIFFFSPLVSYGIMAILYPLFVLTATASRAEQAISFEKHKWRPAGVEKLPIFYIADNVSMWMLSLLPLEKRDQMQDRKAQ, encoded by the exons ATGGACGGCGACGGAGCGGCCAAAGCCAAGGCTGCAGCTGTTCTTTCTCTGTGGCTTCAGGGTTTCGGAGAGGCCTGCTGCCTCCACCGCGTCCTCCTCCTCTGTCTCCGCTCCCGCCCCCTCCTCCGCCGTACCGGCCAGTGCTTCCTCTTCAACGGCTTCATCTTCTTAGGAAG TATATTCGTTCTGAACTCTGTTGTCATCCCTGCCTTGTGGTGGATTCTCCCTGATCAATGCTCGCTCCTTCTTTCTCATCAACTCTGTCCCTTACGTGGCACTCTCATATTCTATTCAATCTTGCGTGTTCTTCTCGTTCAGTGCTTTTAC CTGCTTTGGTATTACCCGCTATATGTCTTTAGCATAGTTCTAAGCACAATCTG GTATAATGACATTGCCAAGTTTGGGTATGCTGCAATGGGACGATCCAAGTTCACAGGAGAGAAAGACTCGAGCCAGAGCAATTCTCCAACTTCACAAAATGCTAGTCATGTAAAAAAACCAGCTGGCCTGGGAGG GGTCATGAttggaataggagagcaggtgTACTCAATACTCCTTCTGAGTGTTTTCTTTCTCGAG GTCTATGCAACCGGATTTATACCATACATAGGGAAGGTACTCAATTTTTTGCTCCTTGCCTGGATGTATGCATATTACTGCTTCGA GTATAAATGGAATTTCAATGAAGTGCCTCTTGATAAAAGGCTGGACTATTTTCAATCTTACTGGCCATTTTTTGCTGGTTTCG GAAGTCCTTGTGTTTTGGCGATATTCTTTTTCTCACCTCTTGTGAGTTATGGGATTATGGCTATTCTTTACCCACTG TTTGTGTTAACTGCAACTGCGTCAAGAGCTGAGCAAGCAATCTCATTTGAAAAGCACAAATGGAGACCTGCAGGAGTGGAAAAGCTTCCAATATTTTATATTGCTGACAATGTGTC AATGTGGATGTTGTCTCTTCTACCCCTGGAGAAACGGGACCAGATGCAAGATAGAAAAGCGCAATAA